The Virgibacillus phasianinus genome includes a window with the following:
- a CDS encoding metallophosphoesterase yields MAKLLFVSDSHGLTSELSNIKNQVDADLLVHCGDSELELDAEQLDGFVKVRGNCDYDNRLPDEQTVEIDSLQVLVTHGHLHQVKSGLTTLSYRAEELGAQVIGFGHTHVAGAEKVGNQLFINPGSIRLPRRIKEKTYAIMEWDKLDDICVSFYTLDGDIVDELTCHTSLLEAY; encoded by the coding sequence GTGGCAAAACTTTTATTCGTGAGTGATAGTCATGGACTGACTAGCGAATTATCCAACATAAAAAATCAAGTAGATGCTGATCTTCTTGTTCATTGTGGTGATTCAGAATTGGAATTAGATGCAGAGCAGCTCGACGGATTTGTAAAAGTCAGGGGCAATTGCGATTATGACAACCGCTTGCCTGATGAACAGACTGTAGAAATTGATAGTTTGCAGGTTTTGGTAACACATGGACACTTACATCAGGTGAAAAGCGGGCTCACAACATTATCCTACCGTGCTGAGGAACTCGGAGCACAGGTGATAGGATTTGGGCACACACATGTTGCTGGTGCTGAAAAAGTGGGAAATCAATTGTTTATAAATCCGGGAAGCATTCGACTGCCAAGAAGGATCAAGGAAAAGACGTATGCCATAATGGAATGGGATAAGCTTGATGATATATGTGTCTCTTTTTATACATTAGACGGTGACATTGTGGATGAATTGACCTGCCATACTTCACTGTTAGAGGCTTATTAA